A window of Zingiber officinale cultivar Zhangliang chromosome 5A, Zo_v1.1, whole genome shotgun sequence contains these coding sequences:
- the LOC121981503 gene encoding putative respiratory burst oxidase homolog protein H: MDIPFFDDHIAHELQSIVVLSDQTQRDATELPAANAPPRSKPLGCLPSQPSQIKVGFRGSFKGGSARKSPGSAGRSNPFVKMTRVASSAQMGLKGLRFLDKTSGGSEGWKAVEKRFEQFAVRGSLPKDNFGRCIGMAESKEFAEELFVALARRRNLEPENGVTKDELKEFWEEMTDQNFDSRLQIFFDMCDKNGDGKLSEEEVKEIIILSASANKLAKLKSSAATYAALIMEELDPDGLGYIELWQLETLLRGMVSSQGTEKTLKHSHSLARTLIPKRYRNPVNRFVSNTADFVHENWKRIWVISFWLTLNIVLASWKFAQYRRRAAFEVMGYCVCIAKAAAETLKLNMALILVPVCRNTLTRLRSTRLSSVFPFDDNINFHKTIALAITIGTLVHTFAHITCDFPRLINCPRSKFMSTLGSDFNYKQPTYPSLLASAPGVTGILMIFIMAFSFTLATHSFRRSVVKLPSPLHHLAGFNAFWYAHHLLVVTYILLIIHSYFLFLTKEWYKKTTWMYLAVPILFYACERITRKVREKSYGVSIVKAAIYPGNVLSIHMKKPPGFKYKSGMYLFVKCPDVSPFEWHPFSITSAPGDEHLSVHIRTLGDWTSELRNLFGKVCQAQVTSKKANLVRLETTVVADVQFEDTRFPKLYIDGPYGAPAQNYKKYDILLLIGLGIGATPFISILKDLLNNIKTNEELQRMHNPDPNIVKSNGPGRAYFYWVTREQGSFEWFKGVMNDVAESDHNNAIEMHNYLTSVYEEGDARSALIAMVQSLQHAKSGVDIVSGSKIRTHFARPNWRKVFSDLANAHKAARIGVFYCGSSALTKQLKDLSQEFSHNTTTRFHFHKENF, encoded by the exons ATGGACATCCCGTTTTTTGACGACCACATTGCGCACGAGCTCCAGAGCATCGTCGTCCTCTCCGACCAAACCCAGAGAGATGCCACCGAGCTGCCCGCCGCCAATGCGCCGCCCCGCTCGAAGCCCCTCGGTTGTCTCCCTTCCCAACCCTCCCAGATCAAGGTAGGGTTCAGGGGCTCCTTCAAGGGTGGATCCGCCCGGAAGAGTCCTGGAAGCGCCGGGAGGTCAAATCCCTTCGTGAAGATGACCCGGGTGGCGTCCAGCGCGCAGATGGGGCTCAAGGGGCTCCGCTTCCTGGACAAGACCTCCGGCGGCAGCGAGGGGTGGAAGGCCGTCGAGAAGAGATTCGAGCAATTCGCCGTCAGAGGAAGCCTTCCCAAGGATAACTTCGGCCGCTGCATTG GCATGGCTGAATCAAAGGAGTTTGCCGAAGAGCTATTTGTTGCTTTAGCAAGGAGAAGAAACTTGGAACCAGAAAATGGAGTAACAAAGGATGAACTAAAAGAGTTCTGGGAAGAAATGACAGACCAAAATTTTGATTCTCGGCTACAAATATTCTTTGACAT GTGTGATAAGAATGGTGATGGAAAGCTGTCTGAAGAAGAGGTGAAAGAG ATAATCATACTGAGTGCTTCAGCAAACAAGCTTGCGAAATTGAAATCAAGTGCAGCGACCTATGCTGCTCTCATAATGGAGGAACTCGACCCTGATGGCCTGGGCTATATTGAG CTTTGGCAGCTTGAGACATTACTTAGAGGTATGGTTAGCTCACAAGGAACTGAGAAAACATTAAAACATTCACATAGCCTTGCAAGAACATTGATACCGAAGAGATACAGAAACCCAGTAAATCGATTTGTTAGCAACACTGCAGATTTTGTTCATGAGAATTGGAAGAGGATATGGGTTATTTCCTTTTGGTTGACATTGAATATAGTCCTAGCTTCATGGAAGTTTGCCCAATACAGAAGGAGAGCAGCATTTGAAGTGATGGGTTATTGCGTCTGCATAGCCAAGGCTGCTGCTGAGACCTTGAAACTAAATATGGCTTTGATTCTCGTCCCTGTCTGTCGCAACACCCTCACAAGGCTCAGATCAACTCGTCTTAGCTCAGTATTTCCATTTGATGACAACATCAACTTCCACAAG ACTATTGCGCTGGCAATAACTATTGGAACTTTAGTGCACACCTTTGCACATATAACGTGTGATTTCCCTCGGCTAATTAACTGTCCGCGTTCCAAATTCATGAGCACATTGGGATCTGATTTCAATTACAAGCAACCCACTTATCCATCTTTGCTAGCAAGTGCCCCAGGTGTCACTGGTATTCTGATGATTTTCATCATGGCATTTTCTTTCACTCTAGCAACACATTCTTTCAGGAGGAGTGTGGTCAAGTTGCCATCACCCCTCCACCATTTAGCTGGGTTCAATGCATTTTGGTACGCTCACCATCTTCTGGTTGTCACATACATTCTTCTGATAATCCATTCTTACTTCCTATTCCTCACCAAGGAATGGTATAAGAAGACT ACATGGATGTATCTTGCTGTCCCAATACTATTTTATGCTTGCGAGAGAATAACTCGGAAAGTTCGTGAGAAAAGCTATGGTGTCAGCATTGTTAAG GCAGCAATATACCCTGGTAATGTCCTTTCGATACATATGAAAAAGCCACCAGGTTTCAAATACAAAAGTGGGATGTACCTATTTGTGAAATGTCCTGATGTGTCACCTTTTGAATG GCATCCATTCTCAATCACCTCTGCACCAGGCGATGAACACTTGAGCGTTCATATCCGAACCTTGGGCGACTGGACGTCTGAGTTAAGGAACCTATTTGGAAAG GTTTGTCAGGCCCAGGTCACCTCGAAAAAGGCTAATCTTGTTAGACTTGAAACCACAGTTGTAGCAGATGTTCAATTTGAAGATACAAG ATTCCCTAAGCTCTACATAGATGGCCCATATGGTGCACCAGCTCAAAATTACAAGAAGTATGACATTCTTTTGCTCATCGGACTAGGAATCGGCGCAACTCCATTTATTAGTATACTGAAGGATCTCCTGAACAATATAAAGACCAACGAA GAATTGCAAAGGATGCATAACCCAGATCCCAACATCGTCAAATCAAATGGCCCGGGAAGGGCTTACTTCTACTGGGTAACAAGGGAACAAGGATCGTTCGAGTGGTTCAAAGGTGTCATGAATGATGTTGCTGAAAGTGACCACAAT AATGCCATTGAGATGCACAACTACTTGACAAGTGTGTACGAAGAAGGTGATGCAAGGTCAGCCCTCATTGCAATGGTTCAGTCACTCCAACATGCCAAAAGTGGCGTCGACATAGTCTCAGGGAGCAAG ATACGCACACACTTTGCGAGACCAAATTGGAGGAAAGTGTTCTCTGATTTGGCAAACGCCCACAAAGCCGCCCGTATAG GTGTTTTCTACTGCGGATCTTCTGCACTTACAAAACAACTTAAAGATCTTTCACAAGAATTCAGCCATAATACCACTACCCGGTTTCACTTCCACAAGGAGAACTTCTAA